A single Halogeometricum rufum DNA region contains:
- a CDS encoding CPBP family intramembrane glutamic endopeptidase, which produces MNRNVRIPHVAVDLSDRRVISWRLLAAVLAVEVVLSAAFNLVVFRSEWFLETVFRPVFVATGGLVGPTLLVNAVNVLLVLVGLLILVGGLRLRDLGLERSKLPLAAAVTAGLWATIQVVGAAVAYVQTGSVALDPLWSTAGVGAVLGLLVAQLFGNALFEEVLYRAVLLDQLVLKLRHRRRGFLLALVGSQAVFSLLHVPNRLYQGFPLDALLVSLGMLFLMGLLFALVYHRTGNLLVAVGVHAVGNAPTMLVETPVSGNFLTVVLAVVLVVVWPVVSGSRGSGPQSSDEVRPTA; this is translated from the coding sequence ATGAACCGAAACGTCCGAATCCCCCACGTGGCGGTCGACCTGTCCGACCGGCGGGTGATCAGTTGGCGCCTCCTCGCCGCCGTCCTCGCCGTCGAAGTCGTTCTGAGCGCGGCGTTCAATCTGGTCGTCTTCCGGAGCGAGTGGTTCCTCGAGACGGTGTTCAGGCCCGTCTTCGTCGCCACCGGCGGGCTGGTGGGTCCCACGCTCCTGGTGAACGCCGTGAACGTCCTGCTCGTCTTGGTGGGTCTGCTGATACTCGTCGGCGGACTGCGCCTCCGTGACCTCGGGCTGGAACGCTCGAAACTCCCGCTCGCGGCGGCGGTCACCGCCGGGCTCTGGGCGACGATTCAGGTCGTCGGCGCGGCGGTGGCGTACGTCCAGACCGGGTCGGTCGCGCTCGACCCCCTCTGGTCGACGGCCGGCGTCGGTGCCGTGCTGGGACTCCTCGTCGCTCAGTTGTTCGGAAACGCGCTGTTCGAGGAGGTGCTCTACCGCGCCGTGTTGCTCGACCAACTGGTGCTGAAGCTCCGGCACCGCAGGCGCGGCTTCCTGCTCGCACTCGTGGGGTCGCAGGCGGTGTTCTCGCTTCTGCACGTCCCCAACCGGCTCTATCAGGGGTTCCCGCTCGACGCGCTCCTCGTCAGTCTCGGGATGCTGTTCCTGATGGGACTGCTGTTCGCGCTGGTCTACCACCGGACGGGGAACCTCCTCGTCGCCGTCGGCGTTCACGCCGTCGGCAACGCGCCCACGATGCTGGTGGAGACGCCGGTGTCGGGAAACTTCCTCACCGTCGTCTTGGCCGTCGTCCTCGTCGTCGTCTGGCCGGTCGTCTCGGGTTCACGCGGTTCCGGGCCGCAGTCCTCGGACGAGGTTCGACCGACGGCCTGA
- a CDS encoding winged helix-turn-helix domain-containing protein, which translates to MSQSPMVPSSVQFADGQSSTEETVVRDEDAIQDLLDAFNDAGSRAILDATSDEALSTNEISEACDLPLSTAYRKLDQLTDAGLVEERTRIRRSGKHASEYARVVEDVVISIDSCGEMELRVSHRPCADQFGGRFPGAPRDERTN; encoded by the coding sequence ATGAGCCAGTCACCGATGGTCCCCTCGTCAGTTCAGTTCGCCGACGGACAGTCGTCCACCGAGGAGACGGTGGTTCGGGACGAGGACGCGATTCAGGACCTCCTCGACGCGTTCAACGACGCCGGGTCCCGCGCGATTCTCGACGCGACCAGCGACGAAGCGCTGTCCACGAACGAGATTTCGGAGGCGTGCGACCTCCCGCTCTCGACGGCGTACCGGAAACTCGACCAACTCACCGACGCGGGTCTGGTCGAAGAGCGGACGCGCATCCGTCGCTCCGGGAAGCACGCCAGCGAGTACGCCCGCGTCGTCGAGGACGTCGTCATCTCCATCGACTCCTGCGGCGAGATGGAACTGCGCGTCTCTCACCGCCCGTGCGCCGACCAGTTCGGGGGACGTTTCCCGGGCGCCCCCCGCGACGAGCGCACGAACTGA
- a CDS encoding universal stress protein: MYDTILIPTDGSEHAVRAAEHGRYLARLFDATVHVVNVADVQAAAGVFGAGGVDEEFMSRLDAKGEEAIEAVEDALADADSVETAIVRGDPREAILEYAEKHDVELLAMGTHGRTGLSRYITGSVTEHVVRTAEVPVLTVRATDRSEVVDGYDEILVPTDGSEPASAAVEHAIAIAQKAGARVHAVNVVDVGNVTASPTYTLPSEVIAELEENGQTMTEGIASQARAAGLDAVTEVREGFAARTLLDYAEENDVDAIAMGTAGRTGLDRYLLGSTTERVIRHSDVPVLAVNARERSD, encoded by the coding sequence ATGTACGACACCATTCTCATCCCGACGGACGGTAGCGAGCACGCGGTTCGCGCGGCCGAACACGGCCGATACCTCGCGCGACTGTTCGACGCGACAGTACACGTCGTCAACGTCGCGGACGTGCAGGCGGCGGCCGGCGTGTTCGGCGCCGGCGGCGTGGACGAGGAGTTCATGTCGCGACTGGACGCGAAGGGCGAGGAGGCTATCGAAGCGGTCGAAGACGCCCTCGCGGACGCCGACTCCGTAGAGACGGCAATCGTCAGAGGCGACCCCAGAGAGGCGATACTGGAGTACGCCGAGAAGCACGACGTCGAACTCCTCGCGATGGGAACGCACGGCCGAACCGGACTGAGCCGGTACATCACCGGGAGCGTGACGGAACACGTGGTTCGAACGGCCGAGGTACCCGTCCTCACGGTTCGAGCGACCGACCGGAGCGAAGTCGTCGACGGCTACGACGAGATTCTCGTGCCGACGGACGGGAGCGAACCGGCGAGTGCGGCGGTCGAACACGCCATCGCCATCGCGCAGAAGGCCGGCGCGCGCGTCCACGCGGTGAACGTGGTGGACGTGGGCAACGTGACGGCCAGTCCGACGTACACGCTCCCCTCGGAGGTGATAGCGGAGCTAGAGGAGAACGGGCAGACGATGACGGAGGGCATCGCCTCGCAGGCCCGCGCGGCCGGACTCGACGCCGTCACCGAGGTCCGTGAAGGGTTCGCGGCGCGAACGCTCCTCGACTACGCCGAGGAGAACGACGTCGACGCGATAGCGATGGGGACGGCAGGGCGGACGGGGCTCGACCGATACCTGCTCGGGAGTACGACCGAACGCGTCATCAGACACTCGGACGTGCCCGTGCTGGCGGTCAACGCCCGAGAACGCTCGGACTGA